A single window of Pyxicephalus adspersus chromosome 10, UCB_Pads_2.0, whole genome shotgun sequence DNA harbors:
- the HPS1 gene encoding BLOC-3 complex member HPS1 isoform X2, with the protein MKCVLIVSEGAEVLFCWADEEFEKNLHSKYFHSDESLQSPTFGDSINTLLAPLIISCVTLLEKIGDTYTCFTAENGHLCVLHMFGECLFIAVNGDGLENEDDLRRKLYVLKRLTEVHFGLVTLDGQLIKKELRPSDSDQRNLVWKTFQSLLLTYNTLRNEDQSFAVEAVERLIHPKLCEHCIEFLEKQIVHYINNSNERGGEEVLHAFILVNTKLLALFSSRNASSLRPADLLSLILIVQDLYPGFGAPQVPGQDIEDNVAAEEYFTPNPSPSTTSSGGSWMDDASSTSSQGDPEIQIAEDSLKILSGPLPESTNTRRVFLDANLREGYCPMMPHSMYCLPLWQGMSLVLLTKFSGSQLGLSLYQLLDGFSMMERKLLEGQDMQHIIRSHPFMADLRQRTDRFVKSLGGRETPLQNTWLEFKNKAFSRNETGTPAELAQACKNVKHQLCSVYRQLFLSSPISGTHALPLNMQTRVRKHVQEKLMDWKDFLLVKSKRNITMVTYLEDFPGLVHFIYVDRTVGQMLAPSINIEDKSTSELGNSVLANFIKNKIWSLIGLSRRYLQKGYTTLTFRDGDYYCCYFLWFENEAGEKLEVIDVPVLGDDSAPIGMLAGDYYRKLLRYYSKNHQAELVKCYELLTMHLGIIPSDFIIQQCHDLARKLWEPSHIPLL; encoded by the exons ATGAAATGTGTACTTATCGTTTCGGAAGGGGCAGAAGTTCTTTTCTGTTGGGCTGATGAAGAATTTGAAAAGAACCTtcacagcaaatattttcattctgaTGAAAGTTTACAG tCTCCAACATTTGGAGACAGCATCAATACATTATTGGCACCTCTAATCATCTCATGTGTGACGCTGTTGGAGAAAATTGGTGACACTTATACTTGTTTCACTGCTGAGAATGGCCATCTGTGTGTTCTGCACATG TTTGGGGAATGTCTGTTCATTGCTGTGAATGGTGATGGACTGGAAAATGAGGATGATTTGCGTCGGAAGCTTTATGTTTTGAAAAGACTCACTGAAGTACACTTTGGCCTGGTCACATTGGATGGACAGCTTATAAAGAAAGA GCTAAGGCCTTCTGATTCAGATCAGAGAAACCTGGTGTGGAAGACATTTCAGAGTCTGCTGCTAACATACAACACTTTAAGAAATGAAGACCAAAGCTTTGCAGTAGAG GCTGTGGAGCGTCTGATTCATCCCAAGCTTTGTGAACATTGCATTGAGTTCTTAGAGAAACAAATTGTACATTACATAAACAACAGCAATGAACGGGGCGGAGAGGAAGTGCTTCACGCTTTCATTTTGGTGAATACCAAACTTCTGGCTCTCTTCTCAAG tCGAAATGCAAGCTCATTGAGGCCTGCAGACCTCTTGTCCTTAATACTCATAGTTCAGGATTTGTACCCTGGATTCGGTGCCCCGCAAGTTCCTGGCCAG GACATAGAAGACAATGTGGCCGCAGAGGAGTATTTCACCCCTAATCCATCCCCAAGTACCACAAGTTCAG GTGGAAGCTGGATGGATGATGCATCGTCCACCTCTAGCCAGGGAGATCCTGAAATCCAG ATTGCAGAAGACAGTTTAAAGATTCTGTCTGGTCCTTTGCCTGAATCCACTAACACAAGGAGGGTATTTCTGGATGCCAACTTGAGGGAAGGATATTGTCCTATGATGCCTCATTCTATGTATTGTCTACCACTATGGCAAGGGATGTCCCTGGTTCTCCTGACAAAG TTCTCTGGGAGTCAGCTCGGACTGTCTTTGTATCAGCTCTTGGATGGATTCAGTATGATGGAGAGGAAGCTCTTGGAGGGGCAGGACATGCAGCATATTATACGGTCACATCCCTTCATGGCAGACCTGCGGCAAAGAACAGACAGATTTGTTAAAAGCCTTGGTGGTCGTGAAACCCCA TTGCAGAATACCTGGCTTGAATTCAAGAATAAAGCTTTCTCCAGAAATGAGACAGGAACTCCAGCAGA GCTTGCTcaagcatgtaaaaatgtgaagCATCAGCTGTGCTCTGTGTATCGCCAACTATTCCTGAGTTCTCCAATAAGTGGTACACATGCCCTGCCTTTAAATATGCAGACGCGAGTCAGGAAACATGTCCA ggaGAAGTTGATGGATTGGAAAGACTTTTTGCTGGTGAAGAGTAAAAGGAATATAACAATGGTCAC TTACTTGGAAGACTTTCCTGGCCTGGTGCATTTTATTTATGTGGATCGCACAGTAGGACAAATGCTGGCCCCATCCATAAACATAGAGGATAAATCCACTTCTGAGCTCGGGAACAGTGTATTGgcaaatttcataaaaaataag atttggtcACTTATAGGTCTGTCTCGAAGATACCTTCAGAAAGGCTACACCACGCTAACTTTTCGTGATGGGGATTATTACTGCTGCTACTTCCTGTGGTTTGAGAATGAAGCT GGCGAAAAACTTGAAGTCATTGATGTTCCAGTGTTGGGGGACGATTCTGCTCCTATAGGAATGCTAGCAGGAGACTATTACAG gAAGCTTCTTCGCTATTACAGCAAAAACCATCAGGCGGAGCTGGTGAAGTGCTATGAGCTGCTAACAATGCATCTGGGCATTATCCCATCAGATTTTATCATACAACAGTGCCATGACCTGGCTCGCAAACTATGGGAGCCTTCTCATATACCTCTTCTATGA
- the HPS1 gene encoding BLOC-3 complex member HPS1 isoform X1 codes for MKCVLIVSEGAEVLFCWADEEFEKNLHSKYFHSDESLQSPTFGDSINTLLAPLIISCVTLLEKIGDTYTCFTAENGHLCVLHMFGECLFIAVNGDGLENEDDLRRKLYVLKRLTEVHFGLVTLDGQLIKKELRPSDSDQRNLVWKTFQSLLLTYNTLRNEDQSFAVEAVERLIHPKLCEHCIEFLEKQIVHYINNSNERGGEEVLHAFILVNTKLLALFSSRNASSLRPADLLSLILIVQDLYPGFGAPQVPGQVTGNRSQKSLDIEDNVAAEEYFTPNPSPSTTSSGGSWMDDASSTSSQGDPEIQIAEDSLKILSGPLPESTNTRRVFLDANLREGYCPMMPHSMYCLPLWQGMSLVLLTKFSGSQLGLSLYQLLDGFSMMERKLLEGQDMQHIIRSHPFMADLRQRTDRFVKSLGGRETPLQNTWLEFKNKAFSRNETGTPAELAQACKNVKHQLCSVYRQLFLSSPISGTHALPLNMQTRVRKHVQEKLMDWKDFLLVKSKRNITMVTYLEDFPGLVHFIYVDRTVGQMLAPSINIEDKSTSELGNSVLANFIKNKIWSLIGLSRRYLQKGYTTLTFRDGDYYCCYFLWFENEAGEKLEVIDVPVLGDDSAPIGMLAGDYYRKLLRYYSKNHQAELVKCYELLTMHLGIIPSDFIIQQCHDLARKLWEPSHIPLL; via the exons ATGAAATGTGTACTTATCGTTTCGGAAGGGGCAGAAGTTCTTTTCTGTTGGGCTGATGAAGAATTTGAAAAGAACCTtcacagcaaatattttcattctgaTGAAAGTTTACAG tCTCCAACATTTGGAGACAGCATCAATACATTATTGGCACCTCTAATCATCTCATGTGTGACGCTGTTGGAGAAAATTGGTGACACTTATACTTGTTTCACTGCTGAGAATGGCCATCTGTGTGTTCTGCACATG TTTGGGGAATGTCTGTTCATTGCTGTGAATGGTGATGGACTGGAAAATGAGGATGATTTGCGTCGGAAGCTTTATGTTTTGAAAAGACTCACTGAAGTACACTTTGGCCTGGTCACATTGGATGGACAGCTTATAAAGAAAGA GCTAAGGCCTTCTGATTCAGATCAGAGAAACCTGGTGTGGAAGACATTTCAGAGTCTGCTGCTAACATACAACACTTTAAGAAATGAAGACCAAAGCTTTGCAGTAGAG GCTGTGGAGCGTCTGATTCATCCCAAGCTTTGTGAACATTGCATTGAGTTCTTAGAGAAACAAATTGTACATTACATAAACAACAGCAATGAACGGGGCGGAGAGGAAGTGCTTCACGCTTTCATTTTGGTGAATACCAAACTTCTGGCTCTCTTCTCAAG tCGAAATGCAAGCTCATTGAGGCCTGCAGACCTCTTGTCCTTAATACTCATAGTTCAGGATTTGTACCCTGGATTCGGTGCCCCGCAAGTTCCTGGCCAGGTAACCGGTAATCGGTCACAGAAAAGTCTG GACATAGAAGACAATGTGGCCGCAGAGGAGTATTTCACCCCTAATCCATCCCCAAGTACCACAAGTTCAG GTGGAAGCTGGATGGATGATGCATCGTCCACCTCTAGCCAGGGAGATCCTGAAATCCAG ATTGCAGAAGACAGTTTAAAGATTCTGTCTGGTCCTTTGCCTGAATCCACTAACACAAGGAGGGTATTTCTGGATGCCAACTTGAGGGAAGGATATTGTCCTATGATGCCTCATTCTATGTATTGTCTACCACTATGGCAAGGGATGTCCCTGGTTCTCCTGACAAAG TTCTCTGGGAGTCAGCTCGGACTGTCTTTGTATCAGCTCTTGGATGGATTCAGTATGATGGAGAGGAAGCTCTTGGAGGGGCAGGACATGCAGCATATTATACGGTCACATCCCTTCATGGCAGACCTGCGGCAAAGAACAGACAGATTTGTTAAAAGCCTTGGTGGTCGTGAAACCCCA TTGCAGAATACCTGGCTTGAATTCAAGAATAAAGCTTTCTCCAGAAATGAGACAGGAACTCCAGCAGA GCTTGCTcaagcatgtaaaaatgtgaagCATCAGCTGTGCTCTGTGTATCGCCAACTATTCCTGAGTTCTCCAATAAGTGGTACACATGCCCTGCCTTTAAATATGCAGACGCGAGTCAGGAAACATGTCCA ggaGAAGTTGATGGATTGGAAAGACTTTTTGCTGGTGAAGAGTAAAAGGAATATAACAATGGTCAC TTACTTGGAAGACTTTCCTGGCCTGGTGCATTTTATTTATGTGGATCGCACAGTAGGACAAATGCTGGCCCCATCCATAAACATAGAGGATAAATCCACTTCTGAGCTCGGGAACAGTGTATTGgcaaatttcataaaaaataag atttggtcACTTATAGGTCTGTCTCGAAGATACCTTCAGAAAGGCTACACCACGCTAACTTTTCGTGATGGGGATTATTACTGCTGCTACTTCCTGTGGTTTGAGAATGAAGCT GGCGAAAAACTTGAAGTCATTGATGTTCCAGTGTTGGGGGACGATTCTGCTCCTATAGGAATGCTAGCAGGAGACTATTACAG gAAGCTTCTTCGCTATTACAGCAAAAACCATCAGGCGGAGCTGGTGAAGTGCTATGAGCTGCTAACAATGCATCTGGGCATTATCCCATCAGATTTTATCATACAACAGTGCCATGACCTGGCTCGCAAACTATGGGAGCCTTCTCATATACCTCTTCTATGA